From one Geoalkalibacter halelectricus genomic stretch:
- a CDS encoding IS1380 family transposase yields MTFSRFNIEQSDSEFYTSQSGVALVGLAINRFTSLNSRVAKAAPCKGVATADVLRCYLGLLCQGKSDFEAIRPFFEDDEFFAAALGVNKVPSPETLRQRMDAVAEATMRIVDFCTLEFLKKAKAALSTLETGHMPLDLDVFTQDNSNTKKEGASWTYRKFHGFAPIAAWLGLEGWCLEIEHRPGSQHAQEGFVPFLLRAIYKSRQLTEAPLLVRLDSAHDAIATLVALKEENVDFIVKWNPRGTDVPARASEVFAHGKMIEQDKKGRTAIMTQTIERTYQDEQGKDQTLKLRRVLRATERYFEKDGTALLVPDIEIEGWWTSLSVAKDKVIELYKGHALCEQYHSELKSDMDLERLPSGKFATNTLVMHCAGLAYNILRAVGQVGLMSGKQRRRAKQRRRLKTVIQDLVYFAGRFIRHAHTLTLRFSRHAHDQYEAFSRTYRRFAYG; encoded by the coding sequence GTGACGTTTTCGCGGTTCAACATCGAGCAGTCCGACAGCGAATTCTACACCTCCCAGTCCGGAGTGGCCCTAGTCGGCCTGGCGATCAACAGGTTCACGTCGTTGAACTCGCGGGTCGCCAAGGCGGCGCCCTGCAAGGGTGTTGCCACGGCCGATGTGCTGCGTTGTTATCTCGGGCTGCTCTGCCAGGGAAAGAGCGACTTCGAGGCGATCCGGCCTTTTTTCGAGGATGATGAATTCTTCGCTGCGGCCTTGGGTGTCAATAAGGTCCCGTCACCGGAGACCTTGCGTCAGCGAATGGATGCCGTGGCCGAGGCGACCATGCGCATTGTCGACTTCTGCACGCTGGAGTTTCTCAAAAAAGCCAAGGCGGCGCTTTCAACCCTCGAAACCGGGCACATGCCGCTGGACTTGGACGTCTTCACCCAGGACAACTCCAACACCAAGAAAGAGGGGGCCTCCTGGACCTATCGCAAGTTCCACGGCTTCGCCCCGATTGCTGCCTGGTTGGGGCTGGAGGGCTGGTGTCTGGAAATCGAGCATCGTCCCGGTTCCCAGCATGCCCAGGAGGGGTTTGTCCCCTTTTTGCTGCGGGCGATCTATAAGAGCCGGCAGTTGACCGAGGCTCCCCTGCTGGTGCGGCTGGACAGCGCCCACGATGCCATTGCGACTCTGGTGGCCCTCAAGGAAGAGAACGTCGACTTCATCGTCAAATGGAATCCCCGGGGGACCGACGTGCCGGCCAGAGCCAGCGAGGTCTTTGCCCACGGCAAAATGATCGAGCAGGACAAAAAAGGCCGTACCGCCATCATGACGCAAACCATCGAACGCACCTACCAGGACGAGCAGGGCAAAGACCAGACCCTCAAGCTTCGCCGTGTGCTGCGGGCCACGGAGCGCTATTTCGAAAAAGACGGCACCGCGCTGCTGGTCCCGGACATTGAAATCGAAGGCTGGTGGACCAGCCTGTCGGTCGCCAAGGACAAGGTGATCGAACTCTACAAGGGACATGCGCTGTGCGAGCAGTACCATTCCGAACTCAAGAGCGATATGGACCTTGAGCGACTGCCGTCAGGCAAGTTCGCCACCAACACTCTGGTCATGCACTGTGCCGGGCTGGCCTACAACATTCTGCGGGCCGTGGGCCAGGTCGGCCTGATGAGCGGCAAGCAGCGTCGGCGGGCCAAGCAGCGCCGCCGGCTCAAGACGGTGATTCAGGATCTGGTCTACTTCGCCGGGCGTTTCATCCGCCACGCGCACACCCTGACGTTGCGCTTCAGTCGGCATGCTCATGATCAGTATGAGGCGTTTAGCAGAACCTACCGACGGTTCGCCTATGGCTGA
- a CDS encoding beta-ketoacyl synthase N-terminal-like domain-containing protein: MPMKAATRAQPANKVSAEAPLTIGGLGVCCLAGNTPFALLGAVATHISGAAADERFSLPIPGTEEEAAILTAPVAGLEDFEDPHLRMGTLAQTALAQALATLPEDFAWDELLILTLVPEEQASRGFHPQALEQLKQDLVALGDDLGRAEFRFVSPAEGAVAHLQAACAELREGKWRALLFGGVDSLVDLVSCSLLARQGHLATTASSDGLMPGEGAAYLLIQQDAAAASLAQLVGMGSAAEPHAGDAADKPMTGLAAAVESALAAQSLAPPAMECVVAPHDGSLSGALEWHQTVERLFPRREAAPRAFEELLPCRSLGEVGATALPLSLALGCARFEFAHPRVGYVMVCETGDRPRRGAVLLSLHG; this comes from the coding sequence ATGCCCATGAAAGCCGCCACTCGCGCACAGCCTGCGAATAAAGTCTCCGCGGAGGCACCTCTGACTATCGGTGGCCTGGGCGTGTGCTGCCTGGCCGGCAATACGCCCTTTGCCCTTTTGGGCGCGGTCGCCACGCATATTTCGGGGGCCGCGGCCGATGAGCGCTTTTCCTTGCCCATTCCAGGCACCGAGGAGGAAGCCGCCATCCTGACCGCGCCCGTGGCGGGATTGGAAGATTTCGAAGATCCGCATCTGCGCATGGGAACCCTGGCCCAAACGGCCCTGGCGCAGGCTTTAGCGACCCTTCCCGAGGACTTTGCCTGGGACGAGTTACTGATTCTGACTCTGGTACCCGAGGAACAGGCGTCGCGAGGTTTTCATCCCCAGGCTCTTGAGCAACTGAAGCAGGATCTGGTCGCGCTGGGTGATGATTTGGGTCGGGCGGAGTTTCGCTTTGTGTCCCCCGCCGAGGGAGCGGTAGCCCATTTGCAGGCGGCCTGCGCCGAATTACGGGAGGGAAAATGGCGGGCGCTGCTGTTCGGCGGCGTGGATTCCCTGGTTGATCTGGTGAGTTGTTCCCTGTTGGCGCGCCAGGGGCATCTCGCCACCACCGCGAGCAGCGACGGTCTGATGCCCGGCGAAGGGGCGGCCTACCTGCTGATTCAGCAGGACGCGGCGGCGGCCTCCCTGGCGCAGCTGGTCGGGATGGGCAGCGCCGCCGAGCCCCATGCCGGTGACGCCGCCGACAAACCCATGACCGGCCTTGCCGCCGCCGTCGAATCCGCCTTGGCGGCCCAAAGTCTCGCCCCGCCGGCTATGGAATGCGTGGTTGCGCCTCACGACGGTAGCCTGAGTGGTGCGCTGGAATGGCACCAGACGGTGGAGCGGCTGTTTCCGCGCCGCGAGGCGGCGCCGCGCGCTTTCGAAGAGCTTTTGCCTTGCCGCAGCCTGGGTGAAGTGGGTGCCACCGCCTTGCCCCTTTCCCTGGCTTTGGGCTGCGCCCGCTTTGAGTTCGCGCACCCCAGGGTCGGATACGTCATGGTCTGCGAAACCGGTGACCGGCCCCGGCGCGGCGCCGTATTGCTTAGTCTCCACGGATGA